From a single Lentisphaera profundi genomic region:
- a CDS encoding DUF2797 domain-containing protein: MNQLTGNLDKMNTLCPTNGGLVEYSLSMNGKGVLPLNALIGKKVSWSYQGQINCIHCGASIKKAVGQGSCWPCFNNLACNDLCIMKPETCHYAKGTCRQPKWADTHCMTDQALYLARSSGVKIGITRGGNHLTRWADQGASEALVIGLFPNRLDVGLAEKAISSSGISDRTSWQKMLKHDLTDTAFEPIMEQVKEILSKEQQQYLLDEPKTIKLEYPHIEWPKKVKSLKLDKVPIYTATLMAIKGQYLIFDTNEVFNVRAHSGYNISFSWED, encoded by the coding sequence ATGAATCAACTCACTGGCAATCTCGATAAAATGAATACTCTATGCCCCACAAATGGTGGCTTAGTGGAATACTCCTTAAGCATGAATGGCAAGGGTGTTTTACCTTTAAATGCCCTTATTGGAAAAAAAGTTTCCTGGTCCTACCAAGGTCAAATTAACTGCATCCATTGCGGCGCAAGTATAAAGAAAGCCGTGGGTCAAGGCTCATGCTGGCCTTGTTTCAATAACTTAGCCTGCAATGACCTCTGTATCATGAAACCAGAAACTTGTCATTACGCTAAAGGCACTTGCCGTCAACCCAAATGGGCCGACACCCATTGCATGACTGATCAAGCACTCTACCTAGCACGTTCATCTGGAGTTAAAATTGGTATCACTCGCGGCGGAAACCACCTTACACGCTGGGCTGACCAAGGCGCCTCAGAAGCTTTAGTCATTGGACTCTTTCCAAATCGCCTCGATGTTGGTTTAGCCGAAAAAGCCATTAGCTCAAGTGGCATTTCAGATCGTACTAGCTGGCAGAAAATGCTTAAGCATGATCTTACTGACACCGCATTTGAACCGATTATGGAACAAGTAAAAGAAATTCTCAGTAAAGAGCAGCAACAATATTTACTCGATGAGCCAAAGACAATCAAACTCGAATACCCTCACATCGAATGGCCAAAGAAAGTCAAATCTTTAAAGTTAGATAAAGTGCCAATTTATACCGCCACACTCATGGCTATCAAAGGGCAATACCTCATTTTTGATACTAATGAAGTATTTAATGTTCGTGCTCACTCAGGCTACAACATTTCATTTTCTTGGGAAGACTAA
- the larE gene encoding ATP-dependent sacrificial sulfur transferase LarE — MNKSLSDKLLQVKQELQELDSLAIAYSGGVDSSLLAALAYEFMPKESVELIIADSPSIPRSELKEAQALASEKNWRLTVLYTHEIDKAEYQANSGNRCYYCKSELFSEMSQYAHENNIKTMAYGAILDDLSDHRPGAQAAEEYSVIAPLQILSKEEIRELSKERNLPTASRASFACLASRLPQGEKVTIQKLSQIEMAEEILKKYKFHQYRARHHGELIRIEVEEEALDRFFDKEFRQQILSQLKKVGYRHITLDLAGYRTGSTH; from the coding sequence ATGAATAAGTCCCTCTCTGACAAACTCCTTCAAGTCAAACAAGAACTGCAAGAACTCGATAGCCTTGCCATTGCTTATTCCGGTGGTGTGGACTCAAGCTTACTCGCAGCTTTAGCCTACGAGTTCATGCCAAAAGAAAGCGTTGAGCTCATTATTGCCGACTCTCCTTCCATCCCTCGGTCGGAATTAAAAGAAGCCCAAGCATTGGCCTCTGAGAAAAACTGGCGACTCACGGTTCTCTATACCCATGAAATAGACAAAGCCGAATACCAAGCCAACTCGGGTAATCGTTGTTATTACTGTAAATCAGAACTCTTCTCTGAAATGTCTCAATATGCACATGAAAATAATATAAAAACCATGGCATACGGGGCTATTCTTGACGACCTTAGTGATCATAGACCTGGCGCCCAAGCTGCTGAGGAATATTCAGTTATTGCGCCATTGCAGATCCTTAGTAAAGAGGAAATTCGCGAACTCTCCAAAGAAAGAAACTTGCCGACAGCGTCCCGCGCATCATTTGCTTGCTTAGCCTCTCGCTTACCGCAAGGAGAAAAAGTTACCATTCAAAAACTCTCTCAAATCGAGATGGCTGAAGAAATACTCAAGAAATACAAATTTCATCAATACCGCGCCCGCCATCATGGTGAGCTCATACGAATTGAAGTTGAAGAAGAAGCGCTTGATCGTTTTTTTGACAAAGAATTTCGTCAACAAATTTTAAGTCAGCTCAAAAAAGTTGGCTATCGTCACATCACTTTAGATCTAGCCGGTTACCGGACTGGATCAACCCATTAA